The following proteins come from a genomic window of Pyxidicoccus sp. MSG2:
- a CDS encoding 3-deoxy-D-manno-octulosonic acid transferase, whose amino-acid sequence MRLLYILASYVLFALLFPVLLLHRKTRHGLKERLGFYGPGSLPPRGEGPVLWLHGASAGDLLALSPMFAPLRARFPGCQLILSTMTDSGYAMAKGRLAKDIDGVVYVPYDLWGATRRAVRAIRPDVLVLEYTEIWPNLIRAAKRGGARVVMTNGRFSPKNLGKYRRLFALIGNPLHDLDLLLMRQEEEAERARSLGARPEWVRVTGNTKFDSLAGGPAREDETLQGALGLEPGARVWIAGSTHEGEEEVLLEAYRRLLDRWPDLRLVIAPRYVDRAARIVTLAREKGLSVGLRSQGNPERGQVVVLDTIGELSRAYRLATVVFVGGSFTKRGGQNILEPAGQGKPVLYGPHMDNFRDSVELLTGHGGMQVNDGEALHAALTEWLASPEQLASLGEQAQATVRRISGASERNAEAMTTLFPHGRPDPR is encoded by the coding sequence ATGCGCCTCCTGTACATCCTCGCCAGCTATGTGCTCTTCGCGCTCCTGTTCCCGGTGCTCTTGCTGCACCGGAAGACGCGCCATGGGCTGAAGGAGCGGCTCGGCTTCTACGGCCCGGGCAGCCTGCCCCCGCGCGGCGAGGGCCCGGTGTTGTGGCTGCACGGCGCCAGCGCGGGAGACCTGCTCGCCCTGTCGCCGATGTTCGCCCCCCTGCGGGCGCGCTTCCCGGGCTGCCAGCTCATCCTGTCGACGATGACGGACAGCGGCTACGCGATGGCGAAGGGCCGGCTGGCGAAGGACATCGACGGGGTGGTGTACGTGCCCTACGACCTCTGGGGCGCGACGCGCCGGGCGGTGCGGGCCATCCGCCCGGACGTGCTCGTGCTGGAGTACACGGAGATCTGGCCCAACCTCATCCGCGCGGCGAAGCGAGGCGGGGCGCGGGTGGTGATGACGAACGGCCGCTTCTCCCCGAAGAACCTGGGGAAGTACCGCCGCCTGTTCGCGCTCATCGGCAACCCGCTGCACGACCTGGACCTGCTGCTGATGCGACAGGAGGAAGAGGCCGAGCGTGCGAGGAGCCTCGGAGCGCGGCCGGAGTGGGTGCGGGTGACGGGCAACACGAAGTTCGACTCGCTGGCGGGAGGCCCCGCGCGAGAGGACGAGACGCTGCAAGGCGCACTGGGCCTGGAGCCGGGCGCCCGCGTCTGGATTGCCGGAAGCACGCACGAGGGCGAGGAGGAGGTGCTGCTCGAGGCCTACCGCCGCCTGCTGGATCGGTGGCCGGACCTGCGGCTGGTGATTGCGCCGAGGTACGTGGACCGGGCGGCGCGCATCGTGACGCTGGCGCGCGAGAAGGGGCTGAGCGTGGGGCTGCGCTCGCAAGGCAATCCCGAGCGCGGGCAGGTGGTGGTGTTGGACACGATTGGCGAGCTGTCGAGGGCGTACCGGCTGGCGACGGTGGTGTTCGTGGGAGGTTCGTTCACGAAGCGGGGCGGGCAGAACATCCTGGAGCCGGCGGGGCAGGGGAAGCCGGTGCTGTACGGGCCGCACATGGACAACTTCCGGGACAGCGTGGAGCTGCTGACGGGCCACGGCGGCATGCAGGTGAACGATGGAGAAGCCCTGCACGCGGCGCTGACGGAGTGGCTCGCCTCGCCCGAGCAGCTCGCGAGCCTGGGCGAGCAGGCGCAGGCGACGGTGCGGCGAATCTCCGGTGCCAGCGAGAGGAACGCGGAGGCGATGACGACGCTCTTTCCCCATGGGAGGCCGGACCCGCGATGA
- a CDS encoding glycosyltransferase family 4 protein: MTLIVHPHFHKRYTGVTRHVESVVPALTRDTGSETRVIGSGLSEGLPRITWPELLRRARTEPVVWHAHRNNELLAGMVLKLLGRRVRLVFTRHTSMAPSGFTRFIARGADALVSLTRQVAEVIALPSTVISHGIDLSRFHPPEDRDEAWRRLGQGGRYGVGVIGRIRKEKGQGDFLDAVRPLLPEHPEWQAVLVGLAKGADLDWVNGLRAGIEDRVSLAGEQSVIEPWYQGLSVLVHPSYAEGYSLVHVEAMASGCCVVASKLPYLDTLIEHGRTGFFFEPGDVKALRELLAMLMREPERAREVGRNAAEEARRRCGVEHEARALGDLYRALVER, translated from the coding sequence ATGACGCTCATCGTCCATCCGCACTTCCACAAGCGGTACACGGGGGTGACGCGCCACGTGGAGTCGGTGGTGCCCGCGCTCACGCGAGACACGGGCTCGGAGACACGGGTCATCGGCTCCGGCCTGAGTGAGGGCCTGCCGAGAATCACCTGGCCCGAGCTGCTCCGTCGCGCGCGCACGGAGCCGGTGGTGTGGCACGCGCACCGGAACAACGAGCTGCTGGCGGGCATGGTGCTGAAGCTGCTGGGCCGTCGGGTGCGGCTCGTCTTCACGAGACACACCTCCATGGCGCCGAGCGGCTTCACGCGCTTCATCGCGAGGGGTGCGGACGCGCTCGTCTCGCTGACGCGGCAGGTGGCGGAGGTCATCGCGCTGCCCTCGACGGTCATCTCGCACGGCATCGACCTGTCGCGCTTCCACCCTCCGGAGGACCGGGACGAGGCGTGGCGTCGGCTCGGCCAGGGCGGTCGCTACGGCGTGGGCGTCATCGGCCGCATCCGGAAGGAGAAGGGGCAGGGCGACTTCCTCGATGCCGTGCGACCGCTGCTACCGGAGCACCCGGAGTGGCAGGCGGTGCTCGTGGGACTGGCGAAGGGCGCGGACCTGGACTGGGTGAATGGACTGAGGGCTGGCATCGAGGACCGGGTGTCGCTGGCGGGAGAGCAGTCGGTCATCGAGCCCTGGTACCAGGGGCTGAGCGTGCTGGTGCACCCGTCCTACGCGGAGGGGTATTCGCTGGTGCACGTGGAGGCGATGGCTTCCGGGTGCTGCGTGGTGGCGTCGAAGCTGCCGTACCTGGACACGCTCATCGAGCACGGGCGCACGGGTTTCTTCTTCGAGCCCGGCGACGTGAAGGCGCTGCGAGAGTTGCTGGCCATGCTGATGCGGGAGCCGGAGCGCGCGAGAGAGGTGGGGCGCAACGCGGCCGAGGAGGCACGTCGCCGGTGTGGCGTGGAGCACGAGGCGCGGGCGCTGGGAGACCTGTACCGCGCGCTGGTGGAGCGCTGA
- a CDS encoding glycosyltransferase, translating to MRILHLLASPFFSGPAENVALLALAQRDAGHEVTVAVDRRRKDVPAEEPAAPRFRELGLLDEGGLELSVKSPPWGMWSDLRRLRKREVDVVHSHFSHDHLLARWGRPRGAVLVRSLHAPRSLRASLPAADAYTVPASMLLPPLRERGRTAEVLPALLDPRFHPAADREVLRRELGVTGQPLLGMVSTFQPSRRHAVGVEAFALFRRQRPEARLVLVGDGALLEVTRRQVTELGLEDAVTFTGYQQGEAFVRWLQALDEVWLLGLGNDWSARAAAQARACGVRVVAVEEGALPDLADARVESPTPEAVVSAALSGQRAPVAHPTNARIASDMLALYERARCAR from the coding sequence ATGCGAATCCTCCACCTGCTCGCGAGCCCCTTCTTCAGCGGCCCCGCGGAGAACGTGGCGCTGCTGGCGCTGGCGCAGCGGGATGCCGGGCACGAGGTGACGGTGGCCGTGGACCGGAGGCGCAAGGACGTGCCGGCGGAAGAGCCCGCGGCGCCGCGCTTCCGGGAACTCGGGCTGCTGGATGAGGGAGGGCTGGAGTTGTCGGTGAAGTCGCCGCCCTGGGGAATGTGGAGCGACCTGCGCCGCCTGCGAAAGCGCGAGGTGGACGTGGTGCACTCGCACTTCAGCCACGACCACCTGCTCGCGAGGTGGGGCCGGCCCCGAGGTGCCGTGCTGGTCCGCTCGCTGCACGCGCCACGCTCGCTGCGCGCCTCGCTACCGGCGGCGGACGCCTACACGGTTCCGGCGAGCATGTTGCTTCCACCGCTGCGGGAGAGGGGCAGGACCGCCGAGGTCCTGCCCGCGTTGCTGGACCCCCGATTCCACCCGGCGGCTGACAGAGAGGTCCTGCGCCGCGAACTGGGCGTCACGGGGCAGCCGCTGCTCGGCATGGTCTCGACCTTCCAGCCCTCGCGGCGTCACGCGGTGGGAGTGGAGGCCTTTGCGTTGTTCCGGAGGCAGCGGCCCGAGGCCCGCCTCGTGCTCGTGGGAGATGGGGCGTTACTGGAGGTGACGCGGCGGCAGGTGACGGAGCTCGGCCTGGAGGACGCCGTCACCTTCACGGGCTACCAGCAGGGGGAAGCGTTCGTGCGCTGGCTCCAGGCGCTGGACGAGGTGTGGTTGCTCGGGCTTGGCAATGACTGGAGTGCGAGAGCCGCCGCCCAGGCCCGTGCCTGCGGCGTGCGAGTGGTGGCGGTGGAGGAGGGCGCATTGCCGGACCTCGCGGATGCGCGGGTGGAGTCACCGACGCCGGAGGCAGTGGTCTCCGCCGCACTCTCCGGACAACGAGCACCGGTCGCGCACCCGACGAACGCGCGAATCGCGAGTGACATGCTGGCGCTCTACGAGCGAGCGAGATGCGCCCGGTGA
- the lpxK gene encoding tetraacyldisaccharide 4'-kinase — protein MRPVSNTPTEAPTAIERVFYPPAPETWGRRALLSPLSALSWPYAAAVHLRRALYDAGLLRAERVEGLRVISVGNVNVGGTGKTPAVLHLAELLVRAGHKVGILTRGYGRGSREPLSFTGSEPLPSVEDAGDEPLLLARRCPQARLFVGADRVASAYRARDEFGLDTVLLDDGFQHRRLARDEDLVVVDEAVGLGNGHMLPRGPLREPRSSLRRATLLWVRASSSAADTSTLAPGPELPAGRLPPGNPARAPQSMEATGPGVLAGRLPSGNPARAPTPMEAMGPDLPEARGVPRVRTRYRPTAWLEPSGRVLPTDTLAGQPVLALAGLARPGGFLRTLHSLGAEVRDAALFPDHHRFTADELRDVESRAARQGARVVTTEKDAVRLPPGFSAWVVRLGVEVLEGESHLRRALGLADVPRDL, from the coding sequence ATGCGCCCGGTGAGCAACACGCCGACCGAAGCGCCTACGGCCATCGAGCGGGTCTTCTATCCGCCAGCCCCCGAAACCTGGGGGCGTCGCGCACTGCTCTCGCCCCTCAGCGCGCTGTCCTGGCCGTACGCGGCGGCCGTGCACTTGCGGCGAGCCCTCTACGATGCGGGCCTGCTGCGCGCCGAGCGCGTGGAAGGCCTGCGAGTCATCTCCGTGGGCAACGTCAACGTGGGAGGAACGGGCAAGACGCCAGCGGTGCTCCACCTGGCTGAGCTGCTGGTGCGAGCAGGACACAAGGTCGGCATCCTCACGCGCGGCTACGGGCGAGGCTCGCGCGAGCCGCTGAGCTTTACCGGCTCGGAGCCGCTGCCGTCCGTCGAGGACGCTGGCGACGAGCCGCTCCTGCTCGCACGTCGCTGTCCCCAGGCGCGCCTCTTCGTGGGAGCGGACCGCGTAGCCAGCGCGTACCGCGCGCGCGACGAATTCGGCCTGGACACGGTGTTGCTCGACGACGGTTTCCAGCATCGCAGGCTCGCGCGTGACGAGGACCTTGTCGTGGTGGACGAGGCCGTGGGACTGGGCAATGGCCACATGCTTCCCCGGGGCCCACTGCGCGAGCCGCGCTCGTCCCTGCGCCGCGCCACCCTGCTCTGGGTTCGCGCCTCCTCGTCGGCTGCGGACACCTCCACGCTGGCGCCAGGCCCTGAGCTGCCCGCGGGTCGCCTTCCCCCAGGGAATCCAGCGCGTGCGCCACAATCGATGGAGGCCACGGGCCCTGGGGTGCTTGCGGGTCGCCTTCCCTCAGGGAATCCAGCGCGTGCACCGACACCCATGGAGGCCATGGGCCCCGACCTGCCCGAGGCCAGAGGAGTCCCTCGCGTCCGCACCCGCTACCGACCTACGGCATGGCTGGAGCCCTCGGGCCGCGTCCTCCCGACGGACACGTTGGCCGGGCAGCCGGTGCTAGCGCTCGCGGGGCTTGCCCGGCCAGGGGGCTTCCTGAGGACCCTGCATTCCCTCGGCGCGGAGGTGCGTGATGCGGCCCTCTTTCCGGACCACCACCGCTTCACGGCGGACGAGCTCCGGGACGTGGAGTCGCGAGCCGCCCGGCAGGGCGCACGGGTGGTGACGACGGAGAAGGACGCGGTGCGCCTGCCACCCGGCTTCTCGGCGTGGGTGGTGCGGCTGGGGGTGGAGGTTCTGGAGGGCGAGTCCCACCTGCGCCGGGCGCTCGGGCTGGCGGACGTGCCGCGCGACTTGTGA
- a CDS encoding bifunctional heptose 7-phosphate kinase/heptose 1-phosphate adenyltransferase, translating to MAAVSPARSLSSPSRLPLAFARRRVLLVGDLVADHYIYGQTDRVSREAPVLIVRYESAEVKLGGGANVAANVRALSGQVTAVGALGVDEMGSALRRLFDEAGIRLHAVSGRGIETETKTRILAGGVSTTRQQMLRLDRGQRGSLPPRMRKALAKQVEEAARDADAVVVSDYGAGVLGDEVREVLRRLAADGLPVCVDSRYALSSFAGLTVCKPNEPELEALAGRPVRTEADLLEAGHAALRRLDCRALLVTRGRHGMTLFDAEGGVDHIPVHGAKSAVDVTGAGDTVIATFSLAMAAGATFGEAARLANVAGSLVVQKPGTATVSKEELLEELRSAR from the coding sequence ATGGCCGCAGTCTCGCCCGCTCGCTCGTTGTCTTCGCCCTCGCGCCTGCCGCTCGCCTTCGCGCGACGCCGGGTGTTGCTGGTCGGGGACCTGGTTGCCGACCACTACATCTACGGTCAGACGGATAGGGTGAGCCGCGAGGCTCCGGTGCTCATCGTTCGCTACGAGTCCGCGGAGGTGAAGCTGGGCGGCGGCGCCAACGTGGCGGCCAATGTCCGGGCGCTCTCAGGGCAGGTGACGGCGGTGGGAGCGCTCGGCGTGGACGAGATGGGGAGCGCGCTCCGCCGCCTCTTCGACGAGGCAGGCATCCGCCTCCACGCGGTGAGCGGGCGCGGCATCGAGACGGAGACGAAGACGCGCATCCTTGCCGGTGGCGTGAGCACGACGCGCCAGCAGATGTTGCGGCTGGACCGGGGCCAGCGAGGCTCGCTGCCGCCGCGCATGCGCAAGGCGCTGGCGAAGCAGGTGGAAGAAGCAGCGCGGGACGCGGACGCGGTGGTGGTGTCCGACTACGGCGCGGGCGTGCTGGGGGACGAGGTACGCGAGGTGCTGCGGCGCCTGGCGGCGGATGGCCTGCCGGTGTGCGTGGACAGCCGCTATGCCCTGTCCTCCTTCGCGGGGCTGACGGTGTGCAAGCCCAACGAGCCGGAGCTCGAGGCGCTCGCCGGGCGCCCGGTGCGGACGGAAGCGGACCTGCTGGAAGCGGGGCACGCGGCGCTGCGGAGACTGGACTGCCGTGCGCTGCTGGTGACGCGAGGCCGGCACGGCATGACGCTTTTCGACGCGGAAGGCGGGGTGGACCACATCCCAGTCCATGGCGCGAAGTCGGCGGTGGACGTGACGGGGGCGGGAGACACGGTGATTGCCACCTTCTCGCTGGCAATGGCGGCGGGCGCCACGTTCGGTGAGGCGGCACGGCTGGCGAACGTGGCTGGCTCACTGGTGGTGCAGAAGCCGGGCACGGCGACGGTGTCGAAGGAAGAGCTGCTCGAAGAGCTGCGGAGCGCGCGATGA
- a CDS encoding adenylyltransferase/cytidyltransferase family protein yields the protein MSTLDKLQPLAKVAEERERWRTEGRTVALANGVFDLLHVGHVRYLEGARALADVLVVAVNSDASTRAYKGPGRPYIPEAERAELVAALTCTDRVIVFDEPNVRSIIRALKPDVHVKGTDYTPDSIPEGDEVRAYGGRTAVSGDPKDHSTTDLARRLGREGTK from the coding sequence ATGAGCACCCTGGACAAGCTCCAACCCCTCGCGAAGGTGGCGGAGGAACGCGAGCGCTGGAGGACCGAGGGCCGCACGGTGGCACTGGCCAACGGCGTCTTCGACCTGCTGCACGTGGGCCACGTCCGCTACCTCGAGGGAGCGCGGGCGCTCGCGGACGTGCTCGTGGTGGCGGTGAACTCGGACGCGTCCACGCGGGCCTACAAGGGCCCGGGCCGCCCCTACATCCCCGAGGCCGAGCGGGCCGAGTTGGTGGCCGCGCTCACCTGCACGGACCGGGTCATCGTCTTCGACGAGCCCAACGTGCGGAGCATCATCCGCGCCCTGAAGCCGGACGTGCACGTGAAGGGCACGGACTACACGCCGGACAGCATCCCCGAGGGCGACGAGGTCCGCGCCTACGGTGGCCGCACCGCGGTGTCTGGAGACCCGAAGGACCACAGCACCACGGACCTCGCCCGGCGCCTCGGTCGCGAGGGGACGAAGTAG
- a CDS encoding Trm112 family protein, translating into MPPLDEALRSVLGCPLCKGPLTVHEEASRTEVRCPRCHSAWPVEEGVPRMVPERQSRTAPEPG; encoded by the coding sequence GTGCCGCCCCTGGACGAGGCGCTGCGGTCCGTCCTGGGCTGTCCCCTGTGCAAGGGCCCGCTGACGGTGCACGAAGAGGCCTCGCGCACCGAGGTCCGTTGTCCGCGTTGTCACTCTGCCTGGCCGGTGGAGGAAGGAGTCCCCCGGATGGTGCCGGAGCGGCAGTCGCGGACCGCGCCCGAGCCAGGCTAG
- a CDS encoding glycosyltransferase family 9 protein, with product MSWHKRLELWAKLALALVASALFWRPGRRRRPGSSLPVPRKVLLVRPDNRVGEALLTTPLMRTLKANVHPAPEVHVLAHAKVARVLAGHPDADAVIAFDRRRLWMGPLAPGLRALRRERYDVVVDCANWESPSVTSALVSRIAGPHAVVIGPDVWPVSRLHSLSVPARPDTRNEAVQRTHLLTPLTGGAVARGLSFREPAVGPSIRAWLEANAGTASAVINPGGRMGPRRIPPQAFAAAARTLLEMGRVPIVTWGPGEEELARSVVEAAPGSRLAPATNLDELAALMRAAGFTVCNNTGPMHLSVAVGAPTLAFFLRMDMERWGHAYAPHRMVDLTALVDGAGGEGLEARASEEVRAFASALRDSRTR from the coding sequence ATGTCCTGGCACAAGCGGCTCGAGCTGTGGGCGAAGCTGGCGCTGGCGCTCGTGGCGTCCGCCCTGTTCTGGCGCCCCGGGCGTCGTCGCCGTCCTGGAAGTTCCCTGCCCGTCCCCCGGAAGGTGCTGCTCGTGCGGCCCGACAACCGCGTGGGCGAGGCACTGCTCACCACCCCCCTGATGCGCACCCTCAAGGCGAATGTGCACCCCGCTCCGGAAGTGCACGTGCTCGCCCACGCGAAGGTGGCGCGCGTACTGGCCGGTCATCCGGACGCGGACGCGGTCATCGCGTTCGACCGGCGGCGGCTCTGGATGGGACCGCTGGCGCCCGGGCTCCGGGCGCTGCGCCGCGAGCGCTACGACGTGGTGGTGGACTGCGCCAACTGGGAGTCCCCCTCCGTGACGAGCGCGCTCGTGTCGCGCATCGCCGGGCCCCATGCGGTGGTCATCGGCCCGGATGTCTGGCCGGTGTCCCGGCTCCATTCGCTGTCCGTGCCGGCTCGCCCTGACACGCGGAACGAGGCCGTGCAGCGTACGCACCTGCTCACCCCGCTCACCGGTGGCGCCGTGGCTCGCGGCCTGTCCTTCCGCGAGCCGGCCGTAGGCCCCTCCATCCGTGCCTGGCTGGAGGCGAACGCCGGCACCGCGTCCGCGGTCATCAACCCGGGCGGGCGCATGGGCCCCCGGCGCATTCCGCCCCAGGCCTTCGCAGCCGCCGCCCGGACGCTGCTGGAAATGGGCCGTGTCCCCATCGTCACCTGGGGTCCGGGTGAGGAAGAGCTCGCCCGCTCCGTGGTGGAGGCCGCGCCCGGGAGCCGGCTCGCTCCCGCCACGAACCTGGACGAGCTCGCGGCCCTCATGCGCGCGGCAGGGTTCACCGTGTGCAACAACACCGGGCCCATGCACCTGTCGGTGGCCGTGGGCGCCCCCACCCTGGCCTTCTTCCTCCGCATGGACATGGAGCGCTGGGGCCATGCCTATGCGCCGCACCGCATGGTGGACCTCACGGCGCTCGTGGATGGTGCGGGCGGAGAGGGCCTGGAGGCTCGGGCCTCGGAAGAGGTGCGAGCCTTCGCCTCGGCCCTTCGTGACTCGCGGACCCGGTAG
- a CDS encoding YicC/YloC family endoribonuclease: protein MLKSMTGFGAGRARVGDEEVSVELRSLNHKFCEVKARLPRELSSLEPTVTKQVKDRLARGSVELLVKRQAPTASGTVPTVDMGLAREYVRAFRELAKELGLAGEVAWSQVANQPGVVRLEEKGVDVESATPALQAALDQALTALEKMRLVEGEAIYADLDARLKLLEGWSREVAQFAPRAVQEYQQRLSDRIAELARGVAVDPQRLAQEVALFAERTDIAEEVTRLASHLEQFRALMASSEPAGRRMDFLVQEMHREVNTTGSKSQHAEISARVVSMKAEVERIREQVQNVE from the coding sequence ATGCTGAAGAGCATGACCGGGTTCGGAGCGGGCCGCGCGCGCGTGGGAGACGAAGAGGTCTCCGTCGAGCTGCGCTCGCTCAACCACAAGTTCTGCGAAGTGAAGGCGCGGCTGCCCCGCGAGTTGTCGTCGCTGGAGCCGACGGTGACGAAGCAGGTGAAGGACCGGCTGGCCCGTGGCTCGGTGGAGCTGCTGGTGAAGCGGCAGGCCCCCACCGCCTCCGGCACGGTTCCCACGGTGGATATGGGCCTGGCGCGCGAGTACGTGCGCGCCTTCCGCGAGCTGGCCAAGGAGCTGGGCCTGGCGGGAGAGGTCGCCTGGTCCCAGGTGGCGAACCAGCCCGGTGTCGTCCGCCTGGAGGAGAAGGGGGTGGACGTGGAGTCCGCCACGCCGGCGCTGCAGGCCGCGCTCGACCAGGCCCTGACGGCGCTGGAGAAGATGCGCCTCGTCGAGGGCGAGGCCATCTACGCGGACCTCGATGCCCGGCTGAAGCTGCTCGAGGGCTGGAGCCGCGAAGTGGCGCAGTTCGCCCCGCGCGCCGTGCAGGAGTACCAGCAGCGGCTCTCGGACCGAATCGCGGAGCTCGCGCGCGGCGTGGCGGTGGACCCGCAGCGGCTCGCACAGGAAGTGGCCCTCTTCGCCGAGCGCACGGACATCGCCGAGGAAGTCACGCGCCTCGCGAGCCACCTCGAGCAGTTCCGGGCCCTCATGGCCAGCAGCGAGCCTGCCGGCCGCCGAATGGATTTCCTCGTACAGGAGATGCACCGCGAGGTGAACACGACCGGCTCCAAGAGCCAGCACGCGGAGATCTCCGCGCGCGTGGTCTCGATGAAGGCCGAGGTCGAGCGCATCCGTGAACAGGTGCAGAACGTCGAATGA
- the gmk gene encoding guanylate kinase gives MNAPTVLQPGLLLVLSAPSGAGKTTLAHRLLKETSDAVFSISVTTRRPRGKEREGVDYHFVDVATFQQKIERGEFVEWAEVHGHFYGSPQSAVDEARARRGAAIFDIDVQGGQAIKRKHPDAVTIFVLPPSMEELERRLRDRQTDSDETIRRRMLAARSEMERGIASYDYIVVNDDFERAYSELRAVVVAEHCRRGRVDVSKLGLGVGG, from the coding sequence ATGAACGCGCCCACTGTGCTCCAGCCTGGTCTTCTGCTCGTCCTCTCCGCGCCGTCTGGGGCGGGAAAGACCACCCTCGCCCACCGACTCCTCAAGGAGACGTCGGATGCGGTCTTCTCCATCAGCGTCACCACCCGGCGGCCCCGCGGGAAGGAGCGCGAGGGGGTGGACTACCACTTCGTGGATGTCGCCACCTTCCAGCAGAAGATTGAACGTGGCGAGTTCGTGGAGTGGGCCGAGGTCCACGGCCACTTCTACGGCAGCCCCCAGTCCGCGGTGGACGAGGCCCGTGCCCGGAGAGGGGCGGCCATCTTCGACATCGACGTGCAGGGTGGCCAGGCAATCAAGCGCAAGCACCCCGACGCGGTGACCATCTTCGTGCTGCCGCCCTCCATGGAGGAACTGGAGCGGCGGCTGAGGGATCGTCAGACGGACTCGGACGAGACCATCCGCCGTCGGATGCTGGCTGCTCGCTCGGAGATGGAGCGGGGCATTGCCTCGTACGACTACATCGTGGTGAACGACGATTTCGAGCGGGCGTACAGCGAGCTGCGCGCGGTGGTGGTGGCCGAGCACTGCCGGCGGGGCAGGGTGGATGTCTCGAAGCTGGGGCTCGGCGTCGGAGGCTGA